From Nevskia ramosa DSM 11499, the proteins below share one genomic window:
- the nuoL gene encoding NADH-quinone oxidoreductase subunit L yields the protein MFDLLFLVFLAPMIGFLLLSFGRDKWSENAAAVIGVGSVGISALVTALCVFQFMTHPPEGGVYTQHLWTWMTVGTFKPELQLRLDGLSLTMISVICGVGFLIHLFASWYMREDKGYGRFFSYMNLFVMSMVFLVLGDNLLFLYLGWEGVGLASYLLIGFWYTDPANGAAARKAFVVTRVGDTFMAIGLFLLFRDLGTLDIQQILVAAPAYYADKPSLITAIALLMLGGAVGKSAQLPLQTWLPDAMAGPTPVSALIHAATMVTAGVYLIARTHTLFELSPFALQMVGLTGAVTLLIAGFTAMVQTDIKRVLAYSTMSQIGYMFLALGAGAWSAAIFHLMTHAFFKALLFLASGAVILGCHHEQNIFHMGGLRKKLPLAFWSFVIGGSALAALPYLTAGFYSKDEILIGAWAGGHQGLFFAALFGAFLTSIYTSRLIFITFFGKYHGHADVHAGHGLAYNIPLMVLIVLSTLVGGFIHPPVEAVLPATHHAEHSVHTNIALVSGAVALLGVAIGYALFFGERRFVTKLGKNPTATLIAKFWFSAFGFDWLYDQLFVKPFKFLVHITRNDIFDIAVMSVTIPLTALNGLFSRTQTGQIRWYAASMAGGAVLIIALVALS from the coding sequence ATGTTCGATCTCCTGTTCCTGGTTTTCCTCGCGCCGATGATCGGCTTCCTGTTGCTGTCCTTCGGACGCGACAAGTGGAGCGAGAACGCCGCCGCCGTGATCGGCGTCGGCTCGGTCGGCATCTCGGCGCTGGTCACCGCACTGTGCGTGTTCCAGTTCATGACCCATCCGCCGGAAGGCGGCGTGTATACCCAGCATCTGTGGACCTGGATGACGGTCGGCACGTTCAAGCCTGAGTTGCAGCTGCGGCTCGATGGCCTGAGCCTGACGATGATCTCGGTGATCTGCGGCGTCGGCTTCCTGATCCACCTGTTCGCTTCCTGGTACATGCGCGAGGACAAGGGCTACGGCCGCTTCTTCTCGTACATGAACCTGTTCGTGATGAGCATGGTGTTCCTGGTGCTCGGCGACAATCTGCTGTTCCTGTACCTGGGCTGGGAAGGCGTCGGTCTCGCCTCCTACCTGCTGATCGGCTTCTGGTACACCGATCCTGCCAACGGCGCCGCGGCCCGCAAGGCTTTCGTCGTGACGCGCGTTGGCGACACCTTCATGGCGATCGGCCTGTTCCTGCTGTTCCGCGATCTGGGCACGCTGGATATCCAGCAGATTCTCGTCGCGGCACCGGCCTACTACGCCGACAAGCCGAGCCTGATCACCGCGATTGCGCTGCTGATGCTCGGTGGTGCGGTCGGCAAGTCCGCGCAGCTGCCGCTGCAGACCTGGCTGCCGGACGCGATGGCCGGCCCGACGCCCGTATCGGCACTGATCCACGCGGCGACCATGGTCACCGCCGGCGTCTACCTGATCGCCCGCACGCATACGCTGTTCGAGCTGTCGCCGTTCGCGCTGCAGATGGTCGGCCTGACCGGTGCCGTGACCCTGCTGATCGCCGGCTTCACGGCGATGGTGCAGACCGACATCAAGCGCGTGCTCGCGTACTCGACGATGAGCCAGATCGGCTACATGTTCCTGGCGCTCGGCGCCGGGGCCTGGTCGGCAGCGATCTTCCATCTGATGACCCACGCCTTCTTCAAGGCGCTGCTGTTCCTCGCCTCCGGCGCGGTGATACTCGGCTGCCACCACGAGCAGAACATCTTCCACATGGGTGGCCTGCGCAAGAAGCTGCCGCTGGCGTTCTGGAGCTTCGTGATCGGCGGCTCGGCACTCGCTGCCCTGCCCTATCTGACCGCCGGCTTCTACTCGAAGGACGAGATCCTGATCGGCGCCTGGGCCGGTGGTCATCAGGGCCTGTTCTTCGCCGCGCTGTTCGGCGCCTTCCTGACCTCGATCTACACCTCGCGGCTGATCTTCATCACCTTCTTCGGCAAGTATCACGGCCATGCCGATGTCCATGCCGGACACGGCCTGGCCTACAACATTCCGCTGATGGTGCTCATCGTGCTGTCGACGCTGGTCGGTGGCTTCATCCATCCGCCGGTCGAGGCGGTGCTGCCGGCCACGCATCACGCCGAGCACAGCGTGCATACCAACATCGCGCTGGTCTCCGGTGCGGTAGCGCTGCTGGGCGTCGCGATCGGCTACGCACTGTTCTTCGGTGAGCGCCGCTTCGTGACCAAGCTCGGCAAGAACCCGACGGCCACGCTGATCGCCAAGTTCTGGTTCAGCGCCTTCGGCTTCGACTGGCTGTACGACCAGCTGTTCGTGAAGCCCTTCAAGTTCCTCGTCCACATCACTCGCAACGATATCTTCGACATTGCCGTCATGAGCGTCACCATTCCGCTGACGGCCCTCAACGGCCTGTTCTCGCGCACCCAGACCGGCCAGATCCGCTGGTACGCCGCCAGCATGGCTGGCGGTGCGGTGCTGATCATTGCCCTGGTGGCGCTGTCATGA
- the nuoF gene encoding NADH-quinone oxidoreductase subunit NuoF, with protein sequence MTANLAETKPLTANIVAGRAPLNLKEYSAAGGYRAVRKALKEMAPGDVTKTVKEANLRGRGGAGFPTGVKWGLVPSLEKSPGSRYLVCNADEMEPGTFKDRLLMESDPHSLVEAMIVAGYAIQATRAYIFLRGEYIEAAKNLNAAIAEANAAGFLGKDILGSGWSMDLHVHTGAGRYICGEETALINSLEGRRANPRAKPPFPAIAGLWGKPTVVNNVESLCNVQHIVNNGSAWFLGLNQGKSKDGGTKLYGISGRAKKTGLWELPIGTTAREILEVHAGGMKDGLKLKAWLPGGASTDFLTPDHLDLAMDFDTIAKAGSRMGTGLLTVVDDRQNMVSVVRNLEDFFARESCGWCTPCRDGLPWTYKTLVAMERGEGRPGDIEMLEKMTRFLAPGRPFCAHAPGAMEPLQSALKFFRGEFEATIKKIDKTTATHAAA encoded by the coding sequence GTGACTGCAAACCTCGCCGAAACCAAGCCACTGACCGCCAACATCGTTGCCGGTCGTGCGCCGCTGAACCTGAAGGAATACTCGGCCGCCGGTGGTTACCGCGCGGTACGCAAGGCGCTGAAGGAAATGGCGCCGGGCGATGTCACCAAGACCGTCAAGGAAGCCAACCTGCGCGGCCGTGGCGGCGCTGGCTTCCCGACCGGCGTCAAATGGGGCCTGGTGCCTAGCCTGGAAAAATCACCGGGCAGCCGCTACCTGGTCTGCAATGCCGACGAGATGGAGCCGGGCACCTTCAAGGATCGCCTGCTGATGGAGTCCGATCCGCATTCGCTGGTCGAAGCGATGATCGTCGCCGGCTATGCGATCCAGGCCACTCGCGCTTACATCTTCCTGCGTGGCGAATACATCGAAGCGGCGAAGAACCTGAATGCCGCGATTGCCGAAGCGAACGCCGCCGGCTTTCTCGGCAAGGACATTCTCGGCTCCGGCTGGAGCATGGACCTGCACGTCCACACCGGTGCCGGCCGCTACATCTGCGGCGAAGAAACCGCGCTGATCAATTCGCTGGAAGGCCGCCGCGCCAACCCGCGCGCCAAGCCGCCGTTCCCGGCGATCGCGGGTCTGTGGGGCAAGCCGACGGTGGTCAACAACGTCGAGTCGCTGTGCAACGTCCAGCACATCGTCAACAACGGTTCGGCCTGGTTCCTGGGCCTGAACCAGGGCAAGAGCAAGGACGGCGGAACCAAGCTTTACGGCATCTCCGGCCGCGCCAAGAAGACCGGCCTGTGGGAACTGCCGATCGGCACCACGGCGCGGGAAATCCTCGAAGTGCACGCCGGCGGCATGAAGGACGGCCTGAAGCTCAAGGCCTGGCTGCCGGGCGGCGCGTCGACCGATTTCCTGACCCCGGATCATCTCGATCTGGCGATGGACTTCGACACCATCGCCAAGGCCGGATCGCGCATGGGCACGGGCCTGCTCACGGTCGTCGATGACCGTCAGAACATGGTCAGCGTGGTCCGCAATCTGGAAGATTTCTTCGCTCGCGAATCCTGCGGCTGGTGCACGCCCTGCCGTGACGGCCTGCCGTGGACCTACAAGACGCTGGTTGCGATGGAACGCGGCGAAGGCCGCCCGGGCGACATCGAGATGCTCGAAAAGATGACCCGCTTCCTGGCGCCCGGCCGCCCGTTCTGCGCCCATGCGCCGGGTGCGATGGAGCCGCTGCAATCGGCACTGAAGTTCTTCCGCGGCGAGTTCGAAGCCACGATCAAGAAGATCGACAAGACCACTGCGACTCACGCAGCGGCCTGA
- the nuoI gene encoding NADH-quinone oxidoreductase subunit NuoI, whose protein sequence is MKAILGGIWSNLRSMWMVFTHSWRKRDTLMYPEVPIYVPPRYRGRIVLTRDPDGEERCVACNLCAAACPVGCISLQKAEREDGRWYPEFFRINFSRCIFCGYCEEACPTNAIQLTPDYELGEYRRQDLVYEKEHLQIAGPGKYHDYNFYRVAGMAIAGKPKGAAANETPPVDVKSLLP, encoded by the coding sequence ATGAAAGCAATCCTCGGCGGTATCTGGAGCAACCTGCGCAGCATGTGGATGGTGTTCACCCACAGCTGGCGCAAGCGCGACACCTTGATGTACCCGGAAGTACCGATCTACGTGCCGCCGCGCTACCGCGGCCGCATCGTGCTGACCCGCGATCCGGATGGCGAAGAGCGCTGCGTGGCCTGCAACCTGTGCGCGGCCGCCTGCCCGGTCGGCTGCATCAGCCTGCAGAAGGCCGAGCGCGAAGACGGCCGCTGGTACCCGGAATTCTTCCGCATCAATTTCTCGCGCTGTATCTTCTGCGGCTACTGCGAGGAAGCCTGCCCGACCAACGCGATCCAGCTGACCCCCGACTACGAGCTTGGCGAGTACCGCCGTCAGGATCTCGTCTACGAGAAGGAGCACCTGCAGATCGCCGGTCCTGGCAAGTATCACGACTACAACTTCTATCGCGTGGCCGGCATGGCGATCGCAGGCAAGCCGAAGGGCGCCGCCGCGAACGAGACGCCGCCGGTCGACGTGAAATCGCTGCTGCCCTGA
- the nuoG gene encoding NADH-quinone oxidoreductase subunit NuoG has product MAIIHVDGKEFTVDGADNLLQACLSLGLDIPYFCWHPALGSVGSCRQCAVKQYRDVNDTTGRIVMSCMSPASDGTYITIDDAESKSFRESVVEWLMSNHPHDCPVCEEGGHCHLQDMTVMTGHAARTYRFTKRTHNNQDLGPFIGHEMNRCIACYRCVRYYKDYAGGKDLGVYGSASRVYFGRAEDGVLESEFSGNLTEVCPTGVFTDKTHSERYNRKWDMQFAPSICQGCSVGCNISPGERYGELRRIENRYNGTVNHYFLCDRGRFGYGYVNNKDRPRQPMLKRDGQFATISVDDALLNAANLLKTAKGVVGIGSPRASLESNFALRQLVGAGNYFDGHAAAQGVLVKRIAEVLRTGPVPTGSLRGIESADAAFVLGEDVMNTAARVAMALRQVARGKATQMAAEKHIPEWQAIAIADIGQHHKHPIFIATPDATRIDELAKETIRAAPSDLARLGYAVANIIDPASPAVAGLDAETTERAQRIADTLLASTKAVIVSGTGAGSESVINAAANVAWALHARGKIAELMLIVPEANSLGTALMAAPSIDEAFKAIESGKADTLVVLENDLYRRAPKARVDAVLAKARLIVVDHQMTETAERAELLLSAGSFAEADGTLVSNEGRAQRYFQVYDPAYYKPETKIRESWNWLHGVRAQQLGASPVWEQLDHATAEIAAVLPVLAGIVHAAPGAKFRITGLKIAREPHRYSGRTAMRANLSVHEPRQPQDADTALAFSMEGHNGVQAGERPAALTPFAWAPGWNSPQSWNKYQDEVGGHSLGGDAGVRLIEPAANAPKVPAYANHVPEAFKAQAGEFLVVASQHLFGSEELSAKAAPMQSRIPAAHVALNSADAETLGLADGSMVDVQIDGLTIRLPLQRRAELTVGTVAMPILPGVPFTVTGGNAKISGAVRA; this is encoded by the coding sequence GTGGCCATCATTCACGTAGACGGCAAGGAATTCACGGTAGACGGAGCAGACAACCTGCTTCAGGCCTGCCTGAGCCTCGGGCTCGACATTCCGTATTTCTGCTGGCATCCGGCGCTCGGCAGCGTCGGCTCCTGTCGCCAGTGCGCGGTCAAGCAGTATCGCGACGTCAACGACACCACCGGCCGCATCGTCATGTCCTGCATGTCGCCGGCCAGCGACGGCACCTACATCACCATCGACGACGCCGAGTCGAAGTCGTTCCGCGAGAGCGTCGTCGAATGGCTGATGTCGAACCATCCGCACGACTGCCCGGTCTGCGAGGAAGGTGGCCATTGCCATCTGCAGGACATGACCGTGATGACCGGCCATGCCGCCCGCACCTATCGCTTCACCAAGCGCACCCATAACAACCAGGACCTCGGCCCGTTCATCGGTCACGAGATGAACCGCTGCATCGCCTGCTATCGCTGCGTCCGTTATTACAAGGATTACGCTGGCGGCAAGGATCTCGGCGTCTACGGCTCGGCGAGCCGCGTCTACTTCGGCCGCGCCGAAGACGGCGTGCTGGAATCGGAATTCTCGGGAAATCTCACCGAGGTCTGCCCGACCGGCGTGTTCACCGACAAGACCCACAGCGAACGCTACAACCGCAAGTGGGACATGCAGTTCGCGCCCAGCATCTGCCAGGGCTGCTCGGTGGGCTGCAACATCTCGCCCGGCGAACGCTACGGCGAACTGCGTCGCATCGAGAACCGCTACAACGGCACCGTCAACCATTACTTCCTGTGCGACCGCGGCCGCTTCGGCTACGGCTACGTCAACAACAAGGATCGTCCGCGCCAGCCGATGCTGAAGCGCGATGGCCAGTTCGCGACGATCAGCGTCGATGACGCGCTGCTCAATGCCGCGAACCTGCTGAAGACGGCGAAGGGCGTGGTCGGTATCGGTTCGCCGCGCGCCAGCCTCGAATCGAATTTCGCGCTGCGCCAGCTGGTCGGCGCCGGCAACTACTTCGATGGCCACGCCGCTGCCCAGGGCGTGCTGGTCAAGCGCATTGCCGAAGTGCTGCGCACCGGCCCGGTACCGACCGGAAGCCTGCGCGGCATCGAATCGGCCGACGCCGCGTTCGTGCTCGGTGAGGACGTGATGAATACCGCCGCTCGCGTGGCGATGGCGCTGCGCCAGGTCGCCCGCGGCAAGGCGACGCAGATGGCCGCCGAGAAGCACATTCCGGAATGGCAGGCGATCGCGATCGCCGACATCGGTCAGCACCACAAGCACCCGATCTTCATCGCCACGCCGGATGCCACGCGCATCGACGAGCTGGCGAAGGAAACCATCCGCGCCGCACCGTCCGATCTCGCCCGCCTCGGCTATGCCGTCGCCAACATCATCGATCCGGCCTCGCCCGCCGTTGCCGGCCTCGATGCCGAGACCACCGAGCGCGCCCAGCGGATTGCCGACACCCTGCTCGCTTCGACCAAGGCGGTGATCGTCTCGGGTACCGGTGCCGGTTCGGAATCGGTGATCAATGCCGCCGCCAACGTTGCCTGGGCGCTGCATGCCCGCGGCAAGATCGCCGAGCTGATGCTGATCGTCCCGGAAGCGAACAGCCTCGGCACCGCGCTGATGGCGGCTCCGAGCATCGACGAAGCCTTCAAGGCAATCGAATCAGGCAAGGCCGACACCCTGGTCGTGCTCGAGAACGATCTCTATCGCCGCGCGCCGAAAGCCCGTGTCGATGCCGTGCTGGCCAAGGCCAGGCTGATCGTCGTCGATCATCAGATGACCGAAACCGCCGAACGTGCCGAGCTGCTGCTGTCGGCCGGCAGCTTCGCCGAAGCCGATGGCACCCTGGTGTCGAACGAAGGCCGCGCCCAGCGCTACTTCCAGGTTTACGACCCGGCCTATTACAAGCCGGAAACCAAGATCCGCGAAAGCTGGAACTGGCTGCATGGCGTGCGCGCCCAGCAGCTCGGCGCGTCGCCGGTCTGGGAACAGCTCGACCACGCGACGGCCGAAATCGCCGCCGTGCTGCCGGTGCTGGCTGGCATCGTTCACGCAGCGCCCGGTGCCAAGTTCCGCATCACGGGTCTGAAGATCGCTCGCGAACCGCATCGTTATTCGGGCCGCACCGCGATGCGCGCCAACCTGTCGGTGCATGAGCCGCGTCAGCCGCAGGACGCCGACACCGCACTCGCCTTCTCGATGGAAGGCCATAACGGCGTGCAGGCCGGCGAGCGTCCTGCTGCGCTGACGCCGTTCGCCTGGGCACCCGGCTGGAACTCGCCGCAGTCCTGGAACAAGTATCAGGACGAAGTCGGTGGTCATTCGCTCGGCGGTGATGCCGGTGTGCGTCTGATCGAACCCGCCGCCAACGCGCCGAAGGTGCCGGCCTACGCCAACCACGTGCCGGAAGCGTTCAAGGCGCAGGCGGGCGAATTCCTGGTCGTCGCTTCTCAACACCTGTTCGGCAGCGAAGAACTGTCTGCCAAGGCGGCGCCGATGCAAAGCCGCATTCCGGCCGCGCACGTGGCGTTGAACTCGGCCGATGCCGAAACGCTCGGCCTGGCCGATGGCTCGATGGTCGACGTGCAGATCGATGGCCTGACGATCCGTCTGCCGCTGCAGCGCCGCGCTGAACTCACCGTCGGTACCGTCGCGATGCCGATCCTGCCGGGCGTGCCGTTCACCGTCACCGGTGGCAACGCCAAGATCAGCGGAGCCGTGCGCGCATGA
- the nuoM gene encoding NADH-quinone oxidoreductase subunit M, translating to MILVWLMAIPFIGGFLCWQGERFGRGFPRWVGLITMSTVLGISMYLWVTGDYSQTLLSTSNPHWVEEFRANWIPRLGISFHLALDGLSLVLIVLTGLIGVIAIACSWNEVQRNVGFFHLNLLWNLAGVIGVFLAMDLFLFFFFWEMMLVPMYFLIALWGHNAPGGKGRVFAATKFFIFTQASGLLMLLAILALVFAHYAATDVLTFSYPELLTWTRSGAMSAQLEWWLMLGFFVAFAVKMPVVPLHSWLPDAHSQAPTAGSVDLAGILLKTAAYGILRFGVPFFPNASHEIAPFAMWLGVAGVIYGAVLSLSQHDVKRFVAYTSVSHMGFVLIGIYSGTEQSLQGVVMQMLAHGISAGALFILCGEVYERLHTRDLREMGGLWSRLPFLPPIAMFFSAAALGLPGMGNFIGEFLILVGSFPVAPVITIISASGLILAAVYSLMMMQRAFFGPPKSEEKLRDLNAREMITMLSLMALILFMGLYPQPILDVTKATMAGVQAIYATGLPVSATAMIGVQP from the coding sequence ATGATCCTCGTCTGGTTGATGGCGATTCCGTTCATCGGCGGCTTCCTGTGCTGGCAGGGCGAGCGCTTCGGCCGCGGCTTCCCACGCTGGGTCGGCCTGATCACGATGTCGACGGTGCTCGGCATCTCGATGTATCTGTGGGTCACGGGCGACTATTCGCAGACCCTGCTCAGCACCAGCAATCCGCATTGGGTCGAGGAGTTCCGGGCCAACTGGATTCCGCGCCTCGGCATCAGCTTCCACCTGGCGCTCGATGGCCTGTCGCTGGTGCTGATCGTGCTCACCGGCCTGATCGGCGTCATCGCCATCGCCTGCTCGTGGAATGAAGTGCAGCGCAATGTCGGCTTCTTCCATCTGAACCTGCTGTGGAACCTGGCCGGCGTCATCGGCGTGTTCCTGGCGATGGATCTTTTCCTGTTCTTCTTCTTCTGGGAAATGATGCTGGTGCCGATGTATTTCCTGATCGCGCTCTGGGGCCATAACGCCCCCGGCGGCAAGGGACGCGTGTTCGCGGCGACCAAGTTCTTCATCTTCACCCAGGCTTCCGGCCTGCTGATGCTGCTGGCGATCCTGGCGCTGGTGTTCGCGCATTACGCCGCCACCGACGTGCTGACCTTCAGCTATCCGGAGTTGCTGACCTGGACCCGCAGCGGCGCGATGTCGGCGCAGCTGGAGTGGTGGCTGATGCTCGGTTTCTTCGTCGCCTTCGCAGTGAAGATGCCGGTGGTGCCGCTGCACTCCTGGCTGCCCGATGCCCACTCCCAGGCACCGACCGCCGGTTCGGTCGATCTCGCCGGCATCCTGCTGAAGACCGCCGCCTACGGCATCCTGCGTTTCGGTGTGCCGTTCTTTCCGAACGCTTCGCACGAGATCGCGCCGTTCGCGATGTGGCTAGGCGTTGCCGGTGTCATCTACGGCGCGGTGTTGTCGCTGTCGCAGCACGATGTGAAGCGCTTCGTCGCCTACACCTCGGTTTCGCACATGGGCTTCGTGCTGATCGGTATCTATTCCGGCACCGAGCAGTCGCTGCAGGGTGTGGTCATGCAGATGCTGGCGCACGGCATTTCCGCCGGCGCCCTGTTCATCTTGTGCGGTGAAGTCTACGAGCGCCTGCACACCCGCGACCTGCGCGAGATGGGCGGTCTTTGGTCACGGCTGCCGTTCCTGCCGCCGATCGCGATGTTCTTCTCGGCTGCTGCCCTCGGCCTGCCCGGCATGGGCAACTTCATCGGCGAGTTCCTGATCCTGGTCGGCAGTTTCCCGGTCGCCCCGGTGATCACCATCATTTCGGCCTCCGGCCTGATCCTGGCGGCGGTGTACTCGCTGATGATGATGCAGCGGGCCTTCTTCGGCCCGCCGAAGAGCGAGGAAAAATTGCGCGATCTCAACGCGCGGGAAATGATCACCATGCTGAGCCTGATGGCGCTGATCCTGTTCATGGGTCTTTATCCGCAACCGATCCTCGATGTGACCAAGGCCACGATGGCCGGCGTCCAGGCGATCTACGCCACCGGCCTGCCGGTGTCGGCTACCGCCATGATCGGGGTGCAGCCATGA
- the nuoJ gene encoding NADH-quinone oxidoreductase subunit J, giving the protein MEIAFYLSAAVAVIATVFAISNTNPVHALLYLIASLLAVAMVFFSIGAPFAGALEVIVYAGAIMVLFVFVVMMLNLGQAAVDQERRWLTPKAWLGPGILCGVLMIEMIRVLSPTLNGGIGGSVIDAKMVGIALFGPYLLVVELASMLLLAALVAAFHMGRHD; this is encoded by the coding sequence GTGGAAATCGCGTTCTATCTCTCTGCAGCCGTCGCCGTCATCGCCACGGTGTTCGCCATCAGCAACACCAACCCGGTGCATGCGCTGCTGTACCTGATCGCCTCGCTGCTGGCAGTGGCGATGGTGTTCTTCTCGATCGGCGCGCCGTTTGCCGGTGCACTGGAAGTGATCGTCTACGCCGGCGCGATCATGGTGCTGTTCGTGTTCGTGGTGATGATGCTCAACCTCGGTCAGGCGGCGGTCGACCAGGAGCGTCGCTGGCTGACGCCGAAAGCCTGGCTCGGTCCCGGCATCCTCTGCGGCGTGCTGATGATCGAGATGATCCGCGTGCTGTCGCCCACCTTGAACGGCGGCATCGGCGGCTCGGTGATCGACGCCAAGATGGTCGGCATCGCGCTGTTCGGGCCTTATCTGCTGGTCGTGGAACTGGCGTCGATGCTGCTGCTCGCAGCGCTGGTCGCCGCTTTCCACATGGGGAGACACGACTGA
- the nuoH gene encoding NADH-quinone oxidoreductase subunit NuoH yields the protein MTAIIEFLTAPAIVAIIVEVLKGLVILFGMVIFAALLIWVERRLLGLWQDRYGPNRVGPWGLGQVVADMLKIFFKEDWIPPFVDRPTFIMAPMIAMGTLMLAFMLIPLTPTWGVAPDLSIGVLFFFAIAGLEVYAVMLGGWSSNSKYSLLGGLRSAAQMVSYEVFMGIALMGVVMWTGSFKLSDIVAYQAQHGWFIVSQFFGFCTFSLASIAVVHRHPFDLPEAEQELAAGYHTEYSGMKFGMFMVAEYVGVVLVSALLVTLFFGGWHGPGVEAMPWLAFPYFFVKTFIFVIIFVLLRAALPRPRYDQVMAGGWKFCLPLSVINMLVTGAFVLSNP from the coding sequence ATGACTGCGATCATCGAGTTCCTGACTGCTCCGGCGATCGTTGCGATCATCGTCGAGGTCCTCAAGGGCCTGGTGATTCTGTTCGGCATGGTCATCTTCGCCGCACTGCTGATCTGGGTCGAACGCCGTCTGCTCGGGCTGTGGCAGGACCGCTACGGCCCGAACCGCGTGGGGCCCTGGGGGCTCGGCCAAGTGGTTGCGGACATGCTCAAGATCTTCTTCAAGGAAGACTGGATTCCGCCATTCGTCGACAGGCCAACCTTCATCATGGCGCCGATGATCGCCATGGGAACGCTGATGCTGGCGTTCATGCTGATCCCGCTCACGCCGACCTGGGGCGTGGCGCCGGACCTGTCGATCGGCGTGCTGTTCTTCTTCGCGATCGCTGGCCTCGAGGTCTATGCGGTGATGCTCGGCGGCTGGTCGTCGAACTCGAAGTACTCGCTGCTTGGCGGGCTGCGCTCGGCGGCTCAGATGGTCAGCTACGAAGTGTTCATGGGCATCGCGCTGATGGGCGTGGTGATGTGGACCGGCTCGTTCAAGCTCAGCGACATCGTCGCCTACCAGGCCCAGCACGGCTGGTTCATCGTGTCGCAGTTCTTCGGCTTCTGTACCTTCTCGCTGGCCTCGATCGCGGTGGTCCATCGCCATCCCTTCGATCTGCCGGAAGCCGAACAGGAACTGGCGGCCGGCTATCACACCGAATACTCGGGCATGAAGTTCGGCATGTTCATGGTTGCCGAGTACGTGGGCGTGGTGCTGGTTTCGGCGTTGCTGGTGACCCTGTTCTTCGGCGGCTGGCACGGCCCCGGCGTCGAAGCGATGCCTTGGCTGGCTTTCCCTTACTTTTTCGTCAAGACCTTCATCTTCGTGATCATCTTCGTCCTGCTGCGCGCGGCTCTGCCCCGCCCGCGTTATGACCAGGTGATGGCCGGCGGCTGGAAGTTCTGTCTGCCGCTGTCGGTGATCAACATGCTGGTCACCGGCGCCTTCGTGCTCTCGAATCCGTAA
- the nuoK gene encoding NADH-quinone oxidoreductase subunit NuoK translates to MTTTEIATTAATVPLEHALILSGILFSLGLLGILVRRNILFVLMSIEVMMNAAAVAFVASGSRWGQADGQVMFILILTLAAAEASVGLALVLQLYRRFQTLDTDAASEMKG, encoded by the coding sequence ATGACCACTACCGAAATCGCGACCACCGCAGCGACGGTTCCTCTGGAACACGCGCTGATCCTGTCCGGCATCCTGTTTTCACTCGGGCTGCTCGGCATTCTTGTCCGCCGCAACATCCTGTTCGTGCTGATGTCGATCGAAGTGATGATGAATGCCGCCGCCGTCGCCTTCGTGGCCTCGGGCAGCCGCTGGGGCCAGGCCGATGGGCAGGTGATGTTCATCCTGATCCTGACCTTGGCCGCCGCCGAAGCCAGCGTGGGCCTCGCCCTCGTTCTTCAGCTGTACCGCCGGTTCCAGACGCTGGACACCGATGCCGCCAGCGAAATGAAGGGATAA
- the nuoE gene encoding NADH-quinone oxidoreductase subunit NuoE, translating into MKLADLVAGQSLPATPPYVMSDEERHEIEHCLHHYDDNRAASIDALKIVQKKHGWVPDAAIAKIGELIGIPAADVEGVATFYNLIFRRPVGRNVIKICDSISCYLTGYDEVREAISAHLRINLGQTTADNRFTLLPICCLGACDKGPVAMINDDTVVNLSPETIPALLEQYK; encoded by the coding sequence ATGAAGCTGGCCGACCTCGTGGCCGGCCAGAGCCTGCCGGCGACGCCGCCCTACGTGATGTCCGATGAGGAACGGCACGAGATCGAACACTGCCTGCATCACTACGACGACAACCGCGCCGCGTCGATCGACGCGCTGAAGATCGTCCAGAAGAAGCACGGCTGGGTGCCGGACGCCGCGATCGCCAAGATCGGTGAACTGATCGGCATTCCGGCTGCCGATGTCGAAGGTGTTGCGACCTTCTACAACCTGATCTTCCGTCGGCCGGTCGGCCGCAACGTGATCAAGATCTGCGACAGCATCTCCTGCTACCTGACCGGGTACGACGAAGTTCGCGAAGCGATCAGCGCTCATCTGCGCATCAACCTCGGCCAGACCACCGCGGACAACCGGTTCACCTTGCTGCCGATCTGCTGTCTCGGCGCCTGCGACAAGGGCCCGGTCGCGATGATCAACGACGACACCGTCGTGAACCTGTCGCCCGAGACGATTCCCGCCTTGCTGGAGCAGTACAAGTGA